A portion of the Parasteatoda tepidariorum isolate YZ-2023 chromosome 5, CAS_Ptep_4.0, whole genome shotgun sequence genome contains these proteins:
- the LOC107436162 gene encoding PEST proteolytic signal-containing nuclear protein — MIQASRNKTSDFHYFFIYLLNWQLHITQTGKMADTVIDKEGNYKKKGLNHAVVSTSSKLPASDREKRKLSSDPSDSEEDDIDGVAMLEEAFPKRQKVSVGFSKTFGSVTSIGNSDKKNPAPITIKLGAQKNKEVKPTLKKASASVASAFNQESDEEEEMPPEARMRMRNIGRDTPTSAGPNSFGKTRQGFCDVKKVFERQLKEKMEEVGDK; from the exons ATGATCCAAGCATCCAGGAACAAAACATctgattttcattatttttttatatatttattaaattggcAACTGCATATAACACAAACAGGAAAGATGGCGGATACCGTAATTGATAAAGaaggaaattataaaaagaaag GCTTGAATCATGCAGTTGTCTCTACCAGCAGCAAGCTGCCAGCATCAGACAGAGAAAAGAGGAAACTTAGTTCTGATCCAAGTGACAGTGAAGAGGATGATATTGATGGAGTTGCCATGCTTGAAGAAGCTTTTCCTAAAAGGCAGAAGGTTAGCGTGGGATTCAGCAAGACATTTGGCTCTGTAACATCAATTGGTAACAGTGATAAGAAAAATCCAGCTCCTATAACGATCAAGTTAGGTGCTCag aaaaataaagaagtgaAACCTACTTTAAAGAAAGCAAGTGCCTCTGTTGCTTCAGCATTCAATCAAGAAAGTGAT gaagaagaagaaatgcCACCAGAAGCTAGAATGAGAATGAGAAATATTGGGAG ggATACCCCAACTTCTGCTGGTCCAAATTCATTTGGAAAAACACGCCAAGGTTTCTgtgatgtaaaaaaagtttttgaacgtcaattgaaagagaaaatggAAGAAGTTGGAGACAAATAA